One genomic segment of Terriglobia bacterium includes these proteins:
- a CDS encoding carboxymuconolactone decarboxylase family protein, with translation MADKPDTKEAKWPSYTMVDPRMRKIYFQFYQETYRSSALDRKTKELVAIAASLATHCKGCLEGHIKKALKFGATKEELSETIAITMGVSAASIVDLTDIAAESLRIRHFDGTAAPQEPREVSPEE, from the coding sequence GGCCTTCATACACCATGGTCGATCCGCGCATGCGGAAGATCTACTTTCAGTTTTATCAAGAGACCTACAGGAGTTCCGCTCTCGATCGAAAAACCAAGGAATTGGTCGCGATCGCCGCCTCTCTTGCCACGCATTGCAAAGGCTGTCTTGAAGGACATATCAAGAAGGCGCTGAAATTCGGCGCCACCAAAGAAGAACTCAGCGAAACGATCGCCATCACCATGGGCGTGAGCGCTGCTTCCATCGTGGATCTCACCGACATTGCCGCCGAAAGCCTGCGGATCCGGCATTTCGACGGCACCGCCGCGCCACAGGAACCTCGAGAAGTTTCTCCGGAGGAATGA
- a CDS encoding alpha/beta hydrolase family protein yields MIRTLALMLLLSPGLFAQQVEYKSYTSKVLSRDLKYGVYLPPSYATSPGKKYPVLYFLHGLFEDETRWSTRGGTDQIMNRMIAEGKIGEFIVAIPYGGTSFYTNTRDGSEKWEDAFVTEFIPLIESTYRVNATRMTRGISGTSMGGYGALKIAMKHPDMFGSASAHSAVLLEDLSAAKVSAGRLARFQSLFNKIYGIDKDLTYWEANNPMTLAKDTKKLNGLRLYFDCGTEDDYGFDLGAKQLDEMLTKAGYPHEAHLYPGHHGWDYAMLHTNESILFHWKVFSGK; encoded by the coding sequence ATGATTCGCACTCTGGCCCTGATGCTCCTTCTCAGTCCCGGGCTTTTTGCTCAACAGGTTGAGTATAAGAGCTACACGAGCAAAGTACTTTCGCGTGACCTGAAATACGGAGTGTATCTGCCTCCGTCCTACGCAACATCGCCCGGTAAAAAGTATCCGGTGCTCTATTTCCTTCACGGGCTGTTCGAAGACGAGACGCGCTGGAGCACCCGCGGCGGCACAGATCAGATTATGAATCGCATGATCGCCGAGGGAAAGATCGGCGAATTTATCGTCGCTATTCCCTACGGTGGAACGAGCTTTTATACGAATACGCGGGACGGCAGCGAAAAATGGGAGGACGCCTTCGTCACCGAGTTCATTCCGCTGATCGAATCGACATACCGCGTCAACGCTACGCGCATGACGCGCGGCATCAGCGGCACCTCGATGGGCGGATACGGCGCCTTGAAGATTGCAATGAAGCACCCGGACATGTTCGGATCGGCGAGCGCCCACAGCGCCGTCCTGCTCGAAGACCTGTCGGCGGCGAAAGTATCCGCCGGCCGTCTGGCACGCTTTCAATCATTGTTCAACAAGATCTACGGCATCGATAAGGATCTGACGTACTGGGAAGCCAACAATCCCATGACGCTGGCAAAGGACACGAAGAAACTGAACGGCTTAAGGCTGTACTTCGATTGCGGCACCGAAGACGACTACGGCTTCGACCTCGGCGCGAAACAACTCGACGAAATGCTGACAAAGGCGGGCTATCCCCACGAGGCGCATCTCTATCCCGGCCACCACGGCTGGGATTACGCGATGCTGCACACCAACGAGTCGATTCTCTTCCATTGGAAGGTATTCAGCGGAAAATAA